Proteins from a single region of Rhodovibrio salinarum DSM 9154:
- the hisC gene encoding histidinol-phosphate transaminase: MAPTPRPGILDIEPYVGGEASLPGFDRPARLASNENALGPSDKARQAYLQMADDLPRYPDGSASALRAAIASAHGLDADRIVCGAGSDELIALLVRAYAGPGDEVLYSRHGFLMYPIAATTAGATPVAAPETTELKADVDALLARVTERTKLVFLANPNNPTGTYLDKAELERLHNGLPEGTLLVIDAAYAEYVDEPAYSPGADLVDAGGQVVMTRTFSKIHALAALRLGWLYGPREVVDVMNRVRGPFNVAKPALAAGEAAVLDREHVARSLEHNNRWRDWFRQQVGGAGLEVLPSAANFVLVRFADPEMAEAAVAHCKRHGVLTRQMAKYGLPDCLRVSIGAEWEMRQAADVFAEFARQQGLGGAEHTA; encoded by the coding sequence ATGGCGCCCACACCGCGCCCCGGTATCCTCGACATCGAGCCCTATGTCGGCGGCGAGGCCAGCCTCCCCGGCTTCGACCGCCCGGCCCGCCTAGCCTCCAACGAGAACGCGCTGGGCCCCAGCGACAAGGCGCGCCAGGCCTATCTGCAGATGGCCGACGATCTGCCGCGCTATCCAGACGGCAGCGCCAGCGCCCTGCGTGCGGCGATCGCCTCGGCCCACGGGCTGGATGCCGACCGGATCGTCTGCGGCGCAGGCTCCGACGAGCTGATTGCACTGCTGGTGCGCGCCTATGCGGGGCCGGGTGACGAGGTCTTGTACAGCCGCCACGGCTTCCTGATGTACCCGATCGCCGCCACCACCGCCGGCGCGACCCCGGTTGCCGCTCCGGAAACCACGGAGTTGAAGGCCGATGTCGACGCGCTGCTCGCGCGTGTCACCGAACGCACCAAGCTCGTGTTCCTGGCGAACCCGAACAACCCGACCGGCACCTATCTGGACAAGGCGGAGCTGGAGCGCCTGCACAACGGCCTGCCCGAAGGTACGCTGCTGGTGATCGACGCGGCCTACGCCGAATACGTCGACGAGCCTGCCTATTCGCCGGGCGCGGATCTCGTGGACGCCGGCGGACAGGTCGTGATGACCCGCACCTTCTCCAAGATTCACGCCCTGGCGGCGCTGCGTCTGGGCTGGCTATACGGGCCGCGCGAGGTGGTCGACGTCATGAACCGGGTACGCGGTCCCTTCAACGTCGCCAAGCCGGCGCTGGCCGCAGGCGAGGCCGCTGTGCTGGACCGCGAACACGTCGCCCGGTCGCTTGAGCATAACAACCGCTGGCGCGACTGGTTTCGCCAGCAAGTCGGCGGCGCGGGCCTGGAGGTGCTGCCCTCGGCGGCGAACTTCGTGCTGGTGCGCTTCGCCGACCCCGAGATGGCGGAAGCCGCCGTGGCCCACTGCAAACGCCATGGCGTCCTGACCCGGCAAATGGCGAAGTACGGCCTGCCCGACTGCCTGCGGGTGTCGATCGGCGCGGAGTGGGAGATGCGCCAAGCCGCGGATGTGTTCGCCGAATTCGCCCGTCAGCAGGGCCTGGGCGGCGCGGAACACACGGCATGA
- the def gene encoding peptide deformylase, which yields MAVLPILIAPHPTLKRRADPVQEVDDEIRQLTEDMLETMYDAPGVGLAAPQVDISKRVIVLDCANEGEAPQPYRMINPELLWTSEQPDTREEGCLSLPEIYADVTRPAACKVAYLDEQGQRQELEAEGLLAVCIQHEIDHLDGVLFVDHLSALKRNMLMRKLAKQQAGKKPNKKASVNA from the coding sequence ATGGCCGTCCTGCCCATCCTGATCGCGCCGCACCCAACCTTGAAACGGCGCGCCGACCCGGTCCAAGAGGTGGACGACGAGATCCGCCAGCTGACCGAGGACATGCTGGAAACGATGTACGATGCCCCCGGCGTCGGTTTGGCGGCGCCCCAGGTCGACATCTCCAAACGGGTCATCGTGCTTGACTGCGCGAACGAGGGGGAAGCGCCGCAGCCCTACCGGATGATCAACCCGGAACTGCTCTGGACCTCGGAGCAGCCGGACACCCGCGAGGAAGGCTGCCTGTCGCTGCCCGAGATCTACGCCGACGTCACCCGGCCAGCGGCCTGCAAGGTCGCCTACCTGGACGAACAGGGACAGCGCCAGGAACTCGAAGCCGAGGGCCTGCTCGCGGTCTGCATCCAGCATGAGATCGATCATCTCGACGGCGTGCTGTTCGTCGATCATCTAAGCGCGCTCAAGCGCAACATGCTGATGCGCAAGCTCGCCAAGCAGCAAGCCGGCAAAAAGCCGAACAAGAAGGCGTCCGTGAACGCCTAG
- a CDS encoding dimethylsulfonioproprionate lyase family protein, translated as MDILSEQPDWLYLLREYHATFGTGSSGGSNAIRSHRRRVREEINRLVQADPPILGRQAEEKPVTAHLGRAFDLAATGPLNTMAATLRRLSGYFTWEWGYERVPRPLTKRYAYCEIAGPKGPVQAERIILGLVLLAPGTTYPQHSHKQIEESYVSLAGAWSENDAAVYAPGSLIFNQPGQAHRITVGDRAPCLLAYAWLGPPERLQAPGMTFGR; from the coding sequence ATGGACATCCTGAGCGAACAACCCGACTGGCTGTACCTGCTGCGCGAGTATCACGCGACGTTCGGCACCGGCTCTTCCGGCGGCAGCAACGCGATCCGCAGCCACCGCCGGCGGGTGCGCGAGGAAATCAACCGGCTCGTTCAAGCCGATCCGCCGATCCTGGGCCGGCAGGCGGAGGAAAAACCGGTGACCGCACATCTGGGTCGGGCATTCGACCTGGCGGCGACCGGACCGCTCAACACCATGGCGGCGACGCTGCGCCGCCTGTCCGGTTATTTCACCTGGGAATGGGGCTATGAGCGGGTGCCGCGCCCTCTCACAAAGCGCTACGCCTATTGCGAAATCGCCGGACCGAAAGGCCCGGTGCAGGCGGAGCGGATCATCCTGGGCCTGGTGCTGCTGGCACCGGGAACGACCTATCCCCAGCACAGCCATAAGCAGATCGAGGAGAGCTACGTCTCGCTCGCCGGCGCCTGGTCGGAAAACGACGCCGCCGTCTACGCCCCCGGTTCCTTGATCTTCAACCAGCCGGGCCAGGCGCACCGGATCACGGTCGGCGACCGCGCGCCCTGTCTGCTCGCCTACGCCTGGCTGGGGCCGCCGGAACGCCTGCAGGCACCGGGCATGACCTTCGGGCGGTGA
- a CDS encoding DMT family transporter, which yields MTAAAFGFSCMNALIRAGSLELAPAQIVFFRNVFALAFMLPWLVRVGRAGLTTQRLGMHALRSVIGLTAMTCWFYSVSLLPLAQAVSLNYTVPLFATVGAALVLGETVRARRWTATVLGFLGVLVIVRPGVQEFSAAMALPILAAMFMATAALLIKSLSNTENPNAMVFYMNLLLTPLSLIPAAFVWVWPSWEVLGLMALVGGLATISHLLLTRAYAKADASAVIPFHYMQLPFVALIAFVAFGEVPALWTLLGAAVIAGAAIYITHREARVAKAARQEVAG from the coding sequence ATGACGGCGGCAGCGTTCGGATTTTCCTGCATGAACGCGCTGATCCGTGCCGGTTCCCTGGAGTTGGCGCCGGCGCAGATCGTCTTCTTCCGCAACGTCTTCGCGCTGGCGTTCATGCTGCCCTGGCTGGTCCGGGTCGGTCGGGCGGGGCTGACGACGCAGCGGCTGGGTATGCACGCGCTGCGCTCGGTGATCGGGCTGACGGCGATGACCTGCTGGTTCTATTCGGTCAGCCTGCTGCCGCTCGCCCAGGCGGTGTCGCTGAACTACACCGTGCCGCTGTTCGCCACAGTGGGTGCCGCGCTGGTGCTGGGGGAGACGGTGCGCGCCCGGCGCTGGACGGCCACCGTTTTGGGCTTTCTGGGGGTGCTGGTGATCGTGCGTCCAGGGGTCCAGGAGTTCAGCGCGGCAATGGCGTTGCCGATCCTGGCGGCGATGTTCATGGCGACCGCCGCGCTGCTGATCAAGTCGCTGTCGAATACCGAGAACCCGAACGCCATGGTGTTCTACATGAACCTGCTGCTGACCCCGCTCAGTCTGATCCCCGCGGCCTTCGTCTGGGTTTGGCCCAGCTGGGAGGTGCTGGGGCTGATGGCGCTGGTCGGCGGGCTTGCCACTATCTCGCACCTGCTGCTGACCCGCGCCTACGCCAAGGCCGACGCCTCGGCGGTGATCCCCTTCCACTACATGCAGCTGCCGTTCGTCGCCTTGATCGCGTTCGTCGCGTTCGGGGAAGTGCCCGCGCTCTGGACGCTGCTCGGCGCGGCGGTAATCGCCGGGGCGGCGATCTACATCACTCACCGCGAGGCCCGCGTCGCCAAGGCCGCCCGGCAGGAGGTCGCGGGCTAG
- a CDS encoding chorismate mutase: MPNDPSTLADLRQEIDQIDDAIHDQLMRRGELQAAIGRAKTGSEVYLRPGREAIVLRRLIARHQGAFPKAVLVRIWREIFAAGLSLQNQFSVATLGGQKNAPLANLARDHFGSLTAIHALPSAQRVLQLVSEGEATVGVLPMPESEESDPWWRRMARSGERVPRVIARLPFAPPISTAGQTEGLAVGLSQQEDTGDDRAYIVVETDHTTSRSALKRAVERGGFTVVDWKYCTGESDAALYLVEVTGCIAPDDPRLARLAGDDTPIVAAWSVGGYARPLDADALV; encoded by the coding sequence ATGCCGAACGACCCGTCCACGTTGGCCGACTTGCGCCAAGAGATCGATCAGATCGACGACGCCATTCACGACCAACTGATGCGCCGCGGCGAGCTGCAGGCGGCGATCGGGCGGGCAAAGACGGGCAGCGAGGTCTATCTGCGCCCAGGGCGCGAAGCGATCGTGCTCCGCCGGTTGATCGCCCGGCATCAGGGCGCCTTCCCCAAGGCGGTCCTGGTGCGTATCTGGCGGGAGATCTTCGCTGCGGGTCTGAGCCTGCAGAACCAGTTCTCCGTCGCCACGCTCGGCGGGCAGAAGAACGCGCCACTTGCCAACCTGGCGCGCGACCACTTCGGGTCCCTGACCGCGATCCACGCCCTGCCGTCCGCGCAGCGGGTGCTGCAACTGGTCAGCGAAGGCGAAGCCACGGTCGGCGTGCTGCCGATGCCTGAGAGCGAGGAATCGGATCCCTGGTGGCGACGGATGGCCCGCAGCGGCGAGCGCGTGCCGCGGGTGATCGCGCGCCTGCCATTCGCCCCGCCGATCTCCACCGCCGGGCAAACGGAAGGCCTTGCGGTCGGACTGTCGCAGCAGGAAGACACCGGTGACGACCGCGCCTATATCGTCGTCGAAACGGATCACACGACCAGCCGATCGGCGCTCAAGCGCGCGGTCGAGCGTGGCGGCTTCACCGTGGTCGACTGGAAATACTGCACGGGCGAGAGCGACGCAGCTCTCTATCTCGTCGAGGTCACCGGCTGCATCGCCCCGGACGACCCCCGGCTCGCCCGGCTCGCCGGCGACGACACGCCGATCGTGGCGGCCTGGTCGGTCGGCGGCTACGCCCGGCCGCTGGACGCCGACGCGCTGGTCTGA
- the fmt gene encoding methionyl-tRNA formyltransferase — protein MADKLRLAFMGTPDFALPTLRALVDAGHEVVCVYTQPPAPAGRGHKVQPSPVQQEAEARGIEVRTPASLKDADAQQAFADLKLDAAVVVAYGLILPQPILEAPRLGCINVHASLLPRWRGAAPIQRAILAGDSASGISIMQMDSGLDTGPVLARERTEITHDTDAGQLHDTLAEMGAKLIVPTLEKLAAGELTPEPQPEKGATYAAKLSKDDRKLHWHRPAIELERLIRAFAPIPGAVAKLPAPKDAEPNAEGGQPDGETLKVLRARIAGAAPTGTPPGTVMNARDFTVATGLGCLKLVRVQRGGKNPMDAEEFLRGTPLKQGTVLP, from the coding sequence ATGGCCGACAAACTCCGCCTTGCCTTCATGGGAACGCCGGACTTCGCGTTGCCGACGCTGCGCGCGCTCGTGGACGCCGGCCACGAGGTCGTGTGTGTCTACACCCAACCCCCGGCCCCGGCCGGTCGTGGCCACAAGGTCCAGCCCAGCCCGGTGCAGCAGGAAGCGGAAGCGCGCGGCATCGAGGTGCGCACGCCGGCCTCGCTCAAGGACGCCGACGCCCAGCAGGCGTTCGCGGATCTGAAGCTCGACGCCGCAGTGGTCGTCGCCTACGGCCTGATCCTGCCCCAACCGATCCTGGAAGCGCCGCGCCTGGGCTGCATCAATGTCCACGCCAGCCTGCTGCCGCGCTGGCGCGGCGCGGCCCCGATCCAACGCGCCATCCTGGCCGGCGACAGCGCCAGCGGCATATCGATCATGCAGATGGATAGCGGCCTCGACACCGGCCCGGTGCTGGCCCGCGAGCGCACGGAGATCACCCATGACACCGATGCGGGGCAGCTGCACGACACGCTGGCGGAAATGGGCGCTAAACTGATTGTGCCGACCCTGGAGAAGCTGGCGGCGGGCGAGCTCACACCCGAGCCGCAGCCGGAAAAGGGCGCCACCTACGCGGCGAAGCTGTCGAAGGATGACCGCAAACTGCACTGGCACCGCCCGGCGATCGAGCTGGAGCGGCTTATCCGGGCCTTTGCGCCGATCCCGGGCGCGGTCGCCAAGCTACCGGCGCCCAAGGATGCCGAGCCGAACGCGGAGGGGGGCCAGCCCGACGGCGAGACCCTGAAGGTGCTGCGCGCGCGCATCGCCGGGGCGGCCCCGACCGGCACGCCGCCCGGCACGGTCATGAACGCCCGGGACTTCACCGTGGCGACCGGGCTTGGCTGCCTGAAGCTGGTCCGCGTGCAGCGCGGCGGCAAGAACCCGATGGACGCCGAGGAATTCCTGCGTGGGACGCCGCTGAAGCAGGGCACCGTGCTGCCATGA
- a CDS encoding DUF2125 domain-containing protein, translating into MRRRTKVFVIVPLLLLLLAGGALAGTWVWASNAVRTGYETWRAERMAEGYSFQNADPQVEGFPTAVRATLRQPVVAAPQGWRWEGPVVTGQADVLSPFTVRVTAPGTHILRTTDGRRLKADAENAHGRLLLQPSGGMRSGQITLEQVTLDGLPAGVTRAAALFVALGPERRPPDGPHELDVTFETDGLELPAHLETAFGNRIDRLAVRGTLKGRAPRQWTRAELQAWRQRGGAIAVDHLELTWAPLSLQGDGVLSLDDRLRPSGTLDVAVSGLGPALDKLAAAGRIDRSAVNYAKLALAALGRHDSATGETRVDVPLSFRAGRVYLGPVPLGRLRPVLPAS; encoded by the coding sequence ATGCGCCGGCGTACCAAGGTTTTCGTAATCGTCCCGCTGCTTCTGCTGCTTCTGGCCGGCGGGGCCCTGGCGGGGACGTGGGTCTGGGCGTCGAACGCGGTGCGTACGGGCTATGAGACCTGGCGGGCCGAGCGCATGGCGGAGGGCTACAGCTTCCAGAACGCAGACCCGCAGGTTGAAGGTTTCCCCACGGCCGTGCGTGCGACCCTACGCCAGCCGGTTGTGGCGGCGCCCCAAGGCTGGCGTTGGGAAGGCCCGGTGGTGACCGGGCAGGCGGACGTGCTCAGTCCGTTCACCGTGCGGGTGACGGCGCCCGGCACGCACATCTTGCGGACGACCGACGGCCGTCGGCTCAAGGCGGACGCGGAAAACGCCCACGGTCGTTTGCTGTTGCAGCCGTCCGGTGGGATGCGGAGCGGGCAGATCACGCTCGAACAGGTCACGCTCGATGGGTTGCCGGCGGGAGTCACGCGGGCGGCGGCACTGTTCGTCGCCCTGGGTCCGGAGCGCCGGCCGCCTGACGGGCCGCACGAACTCGATGTCACGTTTGAGACGGACGGTTTGGAACTGCCGGCGCACCTGGAAACGGCGTTCGGCAACCGGATCGATCGGCTGGCCGTCCGCGGGACGCTCAAGGGCCGGGCGCCGCGACAGTGGACGCGCGCTGAGTTGCAGGCCTGGCGCCAGCGCGGCGGCGCAATCGCGGTCGATCACCTAGAGTTGACCTGGGCGCCGCTCAGTCTGCAAGGGGACGGGGTGCTTAGCCTGGACGACCGTTTGCGCCCGAGCGGCACGCTGGACGTCGCCGTGAGCGGCCTAGGGCCGGCGTTGGACAAGCTGGCGGCGGCCGGCCGGATCGACCGCAGCGCGGTCAATTATGCCAAACTGGCGCTCGCCGCGCTGGGCCGCCACGATTCCGCAACCGGTGAGACGCGCGTCGACGTCCCGCTCAGCTTCCGTGCGGGTCGTGTGTACCTGGGCCCGGTGCCGCTTGGTCGGCTAAGGCCCGTTCTCCCGGCGTCTTAG
- the metW gene encoding methionine biosynthesis protein MetW: MDHPSAVEAAEVPGQRLHVRPDFALIGEMVEPGSRVLDVGCETGALLDYLIADRNVIGRGIELSQAGVNESVRRGLSVVQGDADTDLQDYPSKAFDYVILSQTLQATYHPREVLSNLVRIGRRAIVSFPNFGHWRVRLKLLWQGTMPVSEALPGAWYETPNIHLCTIRDFLSLSEELGITVERALALDEHGSDKGIAKPTRANLRAEHALFLLRADESPI; encoded by the coding sequence ATGGACCATCCAAGCGCCGTCGAGGCGGCCGAAGTTCCCGGCCAGCGTCTGCACGTCCGCCCCGACTTCGCGCTGATCGGCGAGATGGTCGAGCCGGGTAGCCGGGTGCTCGACGTCGGCTGCGAGACCGGCGCGTTGCTTGACTATTTGATCGCCGACCGCAATGTGATCGGCCGCGGGATCGAGCTGTCGCAGGCCGGCGTGAACGAAAGCGTGCGCCGCGGCCTGTCGGTGGTGCAGGGGGACGCCGACACCGATCTGCAGGACTATCCCTCCAAGGCGTTCGACTACGTCATCCTGAGCCAGACGCTGCAGGCCACCTACCACCCGCGCGAGGTGCTCTCGAACCTGGTGCGGATCGGCCGGCGGGCGATTGTCTCCTTCCCGAATTTCGGCCACTGGCGGGTGCGTCTGAAGCTGCTGTGGCAAGGCACTATGCCGGTGTCGGAGGCGCTGCCGGGCGCCTGGTACGAGACGCCCAACATTCACCTGTGCACGATCCGCGACTTCCTCAGCCTATCCGAGGAACTCGGCATCACGGTCGAGCGCGCGCTCGCGCTCGACGAGCACGGCTCCGACAAGGGAATCGCGAAGCCCACCCGCGCCAACCTGCGCGCCGAGCACGCGCTGTTTCTGCTCAGGGCGGACGAGAGCCCGATTTAA
- a CDS encoding prephenate/arogenate dehydrogenase family protein, whose translation MSGPLFERMALIGVGLIGASLSLAAQRHGLVGEIVGCARKPETRAKAEELGICARTTDDPAEAVREADLVMICTPVGAYAEVAERIAPALAKGTVVSDVGSVKQATIRDVGPYLPEGVHFVPGHPVAGTEKSGPEAGFAELFERRWTILTPPPGTDTQAVERVTRLWTSCGAMVEEMEAAHHDRVLAVTSHLPHLIAYTIVSTAADLEPGEMREVVKFSAGGFRDFTRIAASDPIMWRDIFLNNRDAVLEVLQRFNEDITALQRAIRWGEGGFLEDHFRRTRDLRQEVVQAHQAGSFDPREPDATPKTPGERALADQAAPGPGTHDPHGS comes from the coding sequence ATGAGTGGCCCCCTGTTCGAGCGCATGGCGCTGATCGGCGTAGGGCTGATCGGCGCGTCGCTATCGTTGGCAGCCCAACGCCACGGTCTGGTCGGCGAAATCGTCGGCTGCGCCCGCAAGCCAGAGACGCGGGCGAAAGCCGAGGAACTCGGCATCTGCGCGCGCACCACCGACGATCCGGCCGAAGCCGTGCGCGAGGCAGACCTGGTGATGATCTGCACGCCCGTGGGCGCTTACGCCGAGGTCGCCGAGCGGATCGCGCCCGCCCTGGCCAAGGGCACGGTCGTCTCCGACGTCGGCTCGGTCAAGCAGGCGACGATCCGCGACGTCGGCCCCTATCTGCCCGAGGGCGTGCACTTCGTACCGGGCCACCCGGTCGCGGGCACGGAGAAGTCCGGTCCGGAGGCAGGCTTCGCCGAGCTGTTCGAGCGGCGCTGGACCATCCTGACCCCACCGCCCGGCACCGACACCCAGGCGGTCGAACGGGTCACGCGGCTGTGGACCAGCTGCGGGGCGATGGTCGAGGAGATGGAGGCGGCACACCATGACCGCGTGCTGGCGGTGACCAGCCACCTGCCGCACCTGATCGCCTACACGATCGTCTCCACCGCTGCCGATCTGGAGCCCGGGGAGATGCGCGAAGTGGTGAAATTCTCCGCCGGCGGCTTCCGCGACTTCACCCGCATCGCCGCGTCCGATCCGATCATGTGGCGGGATATCTTCCTGAACAACCGCGACGCGGTCCTGGAAGTCCTGCAACGGTTCAACGAGGACATCACCGCCCTGCAACGCGCCATCCGCTGGGGCGAAGGCGGGTTCCTGGAAGATCACTTCCGGCGCACGCGCGACCTGCGCCAGGAGGTGGTGCAGGCCCACCAGGCCGGTTCGTTCGACCCGCGGGAACCGGATGCCACGCCTAAGACGCCGGGAGAACGGGCCTTAGCCGACCAAGCGGCACCGGGCCCAGGTACACACGACCCGCACGGAAGCTGA
- a CDS encoding TRAP transporter substrate-binding protein — protein sequence MPISKLKTAVGALALAGTMAGAAAAPAQADDIRWKMPIAFSSNLPGLGSPSQYVAEQLNAASGGSVQVRVYEPGKLVPAFDILEAVSDGKVAAGYTWIGYDQGKVPAVPLFAAVPFGLKPWAFAGWYYYGPGHEMLQEVYANKGFNVHAQLCGIIGPETAGWYSKPVKSLDDYKGMKIRFAGLGGKVLEKLGASVTMMPGGELFQALQTGTIDATEFSMPAIDQILGFNKVVKYNLFPGWHQPFTAQYMLINQEEWDATTDQQKALIETTCTAATMRGLAEGEYKNGKVLQGFREKGVNADQIPRSVLRELQQVTREVLEEEAADDEDFARVYESQRKFQETYQVWDKRAYLPADLGDEDSE from the coding sequence ATGCCGATTTCCAAGCTCAAGACGGCTGTCGGCGCGCTCGCGCTCGCCGGCACCATGGCCGGCGCGGCTGCCGCGCCAGCCCAGGCGGACGACATCCGCTGGAAGATGCCGATCGCCTTTTCGTCCAACCTGCCGGGCCTAGGATCGCCCTCGCAGTACGTTGCCGAGCAACTGAATGCGGCCAGCGGCGGCAGCGTGCAGGTGCGGGTCTACGAGCCGGGCAAGCTGGTCCCAGCGTTCGACATCCTGGAGGCGGTGTCCGATGGCAAGGTCGCGGCCGGCTACACCTGGATCGGCTACGACCAGGGTAAGGTTCCGGCTGTGCCGCTGTTTGCGGCCGTGCCGTTCGGCCTGAAGCCCTGGGCGTTCGCCGGCTGGTACTACTACGGCCCGGGCCACGAGATGCTGCAGGAGGTCTACGCCAACAAGGGCTTCAACGTGCACGCCCAGTTGTGTGGCATCATCGGCCCGGAGACCGCCGGCTGGTATTCCAAGCCGGTGAAAAGCCTGGACGACTACAAGGGCATGAAGATCCGCTTCGCCGGGCTGGGCGGCAAGGTGCTGGAGAAGCTGGGCGCCTCGGTCACGATGATGCCTGGTGGCGAGCTTTTCCAGGCGCTGCAGACCGGCACGATCGACGCCACCGAGTTCTCGATGCCGGCGATCGACCAGATCCTGGGCTTCAACAAGGTGGTGAAATACAACCTCTTCCCAGGCTGGCACCAGCCGTTCACCGCGCAGTACATGCTGATCAACCAGGAGGAGTGGGACGCCACCACCGATCAGCAGAAGGCCCTGATCGAGACCACCTGTACCGCGGCTACGATGCGCGGCCTTGCCGAGGGTGAATACAAGAACGGCAAGGTCCTGCAAGGATTCCGCGAGAAGGGTGTGAACGCCGACCAAATTCCGCGTAGTGTCCTGCGTGAGCTGCAGCAGGTCACCCGCGAGGTGCTTGAGGAAGAGGCCGCGGACGACGAGGATTTCGCGCGCGTCTACGAGAGCCAACGCAAGTTCCAGGAGACCTACCAGGTCTGGGACAAGCGCGCTTACCTGCCGGCGGACCTGGGCGACGAGGACTCCGAGTAA
- a CDS encoding gamma-glutamylcyclotransferase, with protein MTVQELPGKPRLNPPGGDFWVFGYGSLIWRPGFPHKEARPAMLHGFHRRFCVYSHRYRGTPETPGLVLGLARGGSCRGLAYKVPEAEGEAVMDYLYEREMVLGVYDPHWLKLTLDTGAQVRAAGFVVDPTHAQYAGRLSYDEMAQLILQGEGKGGTCLEYLRNTVQHLEALDMHDQALHRLLREVEARRPTAAE; from the coding sequence ATGACCGTCCAGGAACTGCCCGGAAAGCCACGTCTCAATCCGCCGGGCGGCGACTTCTGGGTGTTCGGCTACGGCTCACTGATCTGGCGGCCCGGGTTCCCGCACAAGGAAGCCCGTCCGGCGATGCTGCATGGCTTCCACCGGCGATTTTGCGTTTATTCCCACCGTTACCGCGGCACGCCGGAAACGCCCGGGCTGGTGCTGGGGCTGGCGCGCGGCGGCTCGTGTCGCGGCCTGGCCTACAAGGTGCCGGAAGCCGAGGGCGAAGCGGTGATGGACTACTTGTATGAACGCGAGATGGTGCTGGGCGTCTACGACCCCCACTGGCTCAAGCTGACACTCGACACGGGGGCGCAGGTGCGCGCGGCCGGCTTCGTGGTCGATCCGACGCACGCGCAATACGCCGGGCGCCTGAGCTACGACGAAATGGCACAACTGATCCTACAGGGCGAGGGCAAGGGCGGCACCTGCCTGGAGTATCTCCGCAACACCGTTCAGCACCTGGAAGCGCTGGACATGCACGACCAAGCGCTGCACCGCCTACTGCGGGAGGTCGAGGCCCGCCGACCCACAGCGGCGGAATAG
- the metX gene encoding homoserine O-acetyltransferase MetX, with translation MNDASHADPDIPSQQELAGQVVELGVDRPLRLDSGTDLGPFKIAYRTYGRLNADRSNAILVCHALTGDQHPADPPHTDRPGWWQRMLGPGKVLDTNRYFVICANVLGGCMGSEGPKEINPETGAPWGLDFPVITIADMVRAQTMLLDYLGIEKLFCVIGGSMGAMQALQFGVSYPERTFACVPIAGAARHSAQNIGFHEVGRQAIMADPDWCDGAYLSHRTKPRRGLAVARMAAHITYLSEEALHRKFGRRLQDRKSVTYGFDADFQVESYLRHQGSAFVDRFDANSYLYITRAMDYFDLAAEHGGLLARAFKDTPVRYCVISFTSDWLFPTPESRQIVHGLNAAAADVSFCEIETDKGHDAFLLDEPEFFAVLNGFLEGCASLRGLKI, from the coding sequence GTGAACGACGCCAGCCACGCCGATCCCGATATTCCCAGCCAGCAGGAACTGGCCGGCCAGGTGGTGGAACTGGGCGTTGACCGGCCGCTAAGGCTCGATAGTGGGACCGATCTGGGGCCGTTCAAGATCGCCTATCGCACCTACGGTCGGCTGAACGCGGACCGGTCGAACGCGATCCTGGTCTGCCATGCCCTGACCGGCGACCAGCATCCGGCCGATCCGCCGCACACCGACCGGCCGGGCTGGTGGCAGCGCATGCTCGGCCCCGGCAAGGTGCTCGATACGAACCGGTATTTCGTGATTTGCGCCAATGTGCTGGGCGGCTGCATGGGCTCCGAGGGGCCGAAGGAGATCAACCCCGAGACGGGCGCGCCGTGGGGCCTCGACTTTCCGGTGATCACGATCGCCGACATGGTCCGGGCGCAGACCATGCTGCTGGACTATCTCGGCATCGAAAAGCTGTTCTGTGTGATCGGCGGATCGATGGGCGCGATGCAGGCGCTGCAGTTCGGCGTGTCGTATCCCGAGCGCACCTTCGCCTGCGTGCCGATCGCGGGCGCCGCGCGGCACAGCGCACAAAACATCGGGTTTCACGAGGTTGGCCGGCAGGCGATCATGGCCGATCCGGACTGGTGCGACGGCGCCTATCTCAGCCATCGCACCAAGCCGCGTCGCGGGCTCGCGGTGGCGCGCATGGCCGCGCACATCACCTATCTGTCGGAAGAGGCGCTGCACCGCAAGTTCGGCCGGCGCCTGCAGGACCGCAAGTCGGTCACCTACGGCTTCGACGCCGACTTCCAGGTGGAAAGCTACCTGCGCCATCAGGGGTCGGCGTTCGTCGACCGGTTCGACGCCAACTCCTACCTCTACATCACCCGCGCCATGGACTACTTCGATCTGGCGGCGGAGCACGGCGGCCTGCTTGCGCGGGCGTTCAAGGACACGCCGGTGCGCTACTGCGTGATCTCGTTCACCAGCGACTGGCTGTTCCCGACCCCGGAGAGCCGGCAGATCGTCCACGGCCTGAATGCGGCGGCGGCCGACGTCTCGTTCTGCGAGATCGAGACCGACAAGGGGCACGACGCCTTTCTGCTGGACGAGCCGGAGTTCTTCGCCGTGCTCAACGGCTTCCTGGAAGGCTGCGCGTCGTTGCGAGGGCTGAAGATTTGA